One genomic window of Desmospora activa DSM 45169 includes the following:
- the hutI gene encoding imidazolonepropionase, with amino-acid sequence MTRPIYIRNAAELITFAGSSQSPLTGAAMGELHPIANGSIWIENGVIQAVDRDEVICNQYRNQLGDALIIDASEKLVTPGLVDPHTHLVFAGSREAEFDMRLKGRSYMDIMEAGGGIHATTTATRQASKAQLIAESAHRLDRFLLHGVTTVEAKSGYGLNLEHELKQLEAAQELNEKHPVDIVSTFMGAHVIPVNRRENPDHFVDEVINEMIPEVARRGLAQFNDVFCERGVFTPEQSRRILEAGVVHGLLPKIHADEIEPYGGAELAASLQAVSADHLLKASHAGIKAMATAGVIAVLLPGTAFFLMTAAADGRRMIDAGVPVALSTDCNPGSSPTVSLPFIMNLGCLWMGMTPAEVLAATTINAAHAIRCADRIGSLEVGKQADLVIHNVSDHRGLQYHFGSNHTHTVVKNGKIVVEAGSLVSSLPL; translated from the coding sequence ATGACTCGTCCCATCTATATTCGCAACGCCGCAGAGTTGATCACGTTTGCCGGAAGTTCCCAATCTCCACTGACAGGAGCGGCTATGGGGGAACTACATCCGATCGCCAACGGGAGCATCTGGATTGAGAACGGTGTGATCCAAGCCGTTGATCGCGATGAAGTAATCTGCAACCAATACCGGAATCAATTAGGGGACGCCCTGATCATTGATGCAAGCGAAAAATTGGTAACCCCTGGATTGGTCGACCCCCATACACACCTCGTTTTTGCCGGCAGCCGTGAAGCGGAATTTGATATGCGGCTTAAAGGTCGATCCTACATGGATATCATGGAAGCTGGCGGCGGGATTCATGCCACCACCACCGCCACCCGTCAAGCATCCAAAGCGCAACTGATCGCAGAGAGCGCCCACCGCCTTGATCGCTTTTTGCTCCATGGCGTCACCACTGTCGAAGCCAAAAGCGGTTATGGCCTCAACCTGGAGCATGAACTGAAACAGCTGGAAGCGGCCCAGGAACTGAACGAAAAACACCCTGTCGACATCGTTTCTACCTTTATGGGTGCTCATGTCATCCCCGTCAATCGACGGGAGAACCCGGATCACTTTGTAGACGAAGTGATCAACGAAATGATCCCAGAAGTAGCCCGACGCGGGCTGGCTCAATTTAATGATGTCTTCTGTGAACGAGGCGTCTTTACCCCTGAGCAGTCCCGGCGTATCTTGGAAGCGGGTGTGGTGCACGGTTTACTGCCCAAAATCCATGCAGATGAGATTGAACCCTACGGCGGAGCAGAGTTAGCCGCCTCCCTTCAAGCCGTTTCCGCTGATCACCTGTTAAAAGCTTCTCATGCTGGAATTAAAGCGATGGCTACCGCTGGTGTGATTGCCGTACTCCTTCCAGGTACCGCTTTCTTTCTAATGACTGCCGCCGCCGACGGACGGCGTATGATTGACGCTGGTGTGCCGGTAGCCTTATCCACCGATTGTAACCCCGGCTCTTCGCCTACTGTCTCTCTTCCCTTCATTATGAACCTCGGCTGTTTGTGGATGGGAATGACTCCTGCCGAGGTGTTAGCCGCAACCACCATCAATGCCGCTCACGCCATTCGGTGTGCCGATCGGATCGGTAGCTTAGAAGTGGGCAAACAAGCGGATCTCGTCATTCATAATGTCAGCGATCATCGCGGATTGCAGTACCATTTCGGCAGCAATCACACCCATACCGTCGTCAAAAACGGGAAAATCGTAGTGGAGGCCGGTTCCCTCGTCTCCTCGTTGCCGCTTTAA
- a CDS encoding agmatinase family protein, protein MYPYPMIQPPTFHWDRSFSVEEPKVHQWIQTLDPHHITIIDWDSWDVTILGVPLSRSSISTSAASENPDAMRRAWRSFVPYHLEEGVDLTPLRVLDLGDVRQHVTDIAQCHRNIRDTVAAMRRYHPHTFPLLLGGDHSITAMALKGWKEAHPTQRVGILQLDTHFDLRPLDDNGPSNGTPIRNLIENGTIHGHDVVNIGLHGFFNARSLREYADQVGLTWITLKQARQQGVAASVQQELDALAQQVDTIHFTLDMDVLDIAYAPGVPAATPGGMRTDELFDACLIAGRHPAVSSMDLVCLDPHRDLAGATVKAGVHAMLSFLTGYVQRQN, encoded by the coding sequence ATGTACCCCTACCCCATGATTCAACCACCCACTTTTCACTGGGATCGATCTTTTTCAGTTGAGGAGCCCAAGGTGCATCAATGGATCCAAACACTAGACCCTCATCATATCACCATCATCGATTGGGATTCCTGGGATGTCACGATATTGGGTGTTCCGTTATCCCGTTCTTCCATCAGCACTTCCGCCGCAAGTGAAAACCCGGACGCCATGCGAAGAGCGTGGCGTTCCTTTGTCCCGTATCACTTGGAAGAGGGAGTCGATCTGACCCCTCTTCGCGTGCTCGATCTGGGCGATGTGCGCCAACACGTGACCGATATCGCCCAATGCCATCGCAATATTCGCGACACAGTAGCAGCGATGCGCCGCTATCACCCGCACACGTTTCCACTGTTGCTGGGAGGAGACCACTCCATAACCGCTATGGCCCTCAAAGGATGGAAGGAGGCGCATCCGACACAGCGAGTAGGCATCCTACAATTAGATACCCACTTTGATCTGCGCCCCCTGGATGATAACGGCCCCAGCAACGGCACACCCATCCGCAACCTGATCGAAAACGGCACAATCCATGGCCATGATGTGGTGAACATTGGTCTACACGGTTTCTTCAACGCCCGTTCACTAAGGGAGTATGCCGATCAGGTTGGCTTAACATGGATCACCCTAAAACAAGCGCGCCAGCAGGGAGTAGCAGCATCCGTACAACAAGAGCTGGATGCTTTGGCACAACAAGTAGACACCATCCACTTCACTCTGGATATGGATGTATTGGATATCGCCTATGCCCCCGGTGTCCCCGCCGCCACACCGGGAGGCATGCGCACTGATGAGCTGTTTGACGCCTGCTTGATCGCCGGACGTCATCCCGCAGTGAGCAGCATGGACTTGGTCTGCCTCGACCCTCATCGCGATCTTGCCGGAGCCACCGTAAAAGCCGGAGTCCATGCCATGCTGTCATTTTTGACTGGATACGTACAACGGCAAAATTAA
- a CDS encoding DMT family transporter has translation MKRRWMAVGVGAGVTFLWASSYILNQFAFAEGIGPFWLAGLRYLVAAVTLGMVIGWRVEGLPVLTLPLVGIVLWLGVVNGAIAYFLWTWSQRWLKAYESSVLNNLVLIQVALLEVWWLAFRPAWWQVLGLGLVFAAILYIQLRPSETASRSVWEMVQQWSLL, from the coding sequence GTGAAGCGACGGTGGATGGCGGTGGGTGTTGGTGCAGGGGTTACGTTTTTGTGGGCGTCGTCGTATATTTTGAATCAATTTGCTTTTGCTGAGGGGATTGGACCGTTTTGGCTGGCAGGATTGCGCTATTTGGTTGCTGCCGTCACATTGGGTATGGTGATCGGATGGCGGGTGGAAGGATTGCCAGTCCTGACACTTCCATTGGTGGGAATCGTGTTGTGGCTGGGCGTGGTCAATGGAGCCATCGCCTATTTTTTATGGACATGGAGCCAACGTTGGTTGAAAGCGTATGAAAGTAGTGTGCTCAACAACCTAGTCCTAATCCAAGTAGCACTGCTGGAAGTATGGTGGCTGGCTTTCCGACCCGCTTGGTGGCAGGTACTGGGGTTAGGGTTGGTCTTTGCGGCGATTTTGTATATTCAGTTGCGGCCGTCTGAAACTGCTTCAAGATCCGTGTGGGAAATGGTCCAGCAATGGAGTTTACTTTAA
- a CDS encoding alpha/beta fold hydrolase: MDAWKDFRACGLKHCHAKVNNIQLHFVEGGEHHTETVILLHGFPQSWVIWRYVIFDLLKRYHVIAVDLRGYGDSDKPEGMAGYDKANMARDIYVLMKHLQLAKVALVGHDRGARVARRFALDYPDHVVGLGLIDILPLEYVYDHLSTSEAAKKYWHWVFQIVPELPEELIAGREESYLSFLFRRAPHLLERLKADGAWDEYVRIWKQPGSYQAALNDYRATHEIDLPRYRMEKEANRKMDTPCLLLWGKDGNLAEQPVLDIWNQVATTVTGREIANCGHYVPEEQPAVVVREIMPFLDTVFKTRET; the protein is encoded by the coding sequence ATGGATGCTTGGAAGGATTTTCGAGCATGTGGACTTAAGCATTGTCATGCGAAGGTAAATAATATTCAATTACACTTTGTCGAGGGTGGGGAACACCATACAGAGACCGTCATCCTATTACATGGATTTCCGCAAAGCTGGGTGATATGGCGCTATGTTATTTTCGACTTGTTAAAGCGCTATCATGTGATAGCCGTCGATTTGAGAGGGTATGGAGATTCCGATAAGCCAGAGGGAATGGCAGGTTATGATAAAGCCAATATGGCTAGAGATATCTATGTATTGATGAAGCATTTACAATTGGCAAAAGTGGCGTTGGTGGGGCATGACCGCGGTGCAAGGGTGGCAAGAAGGTTTGCGTTGGATTACCCCGATCATGTTGTCGGTCTCGGTTTGATCGATATTCTTCCGTTGGAATATGTATATGACCACCTATCTACCTCTGAGGCGGCGAAAAAGTATTGGCATTGGGTTTTTCAAATTGTACCTGAGTTGCCGGAAGAGCTGATTGCAGGTCGGGAGGAGAGTTATCTTTCGTTTTTATTTAGACGGGCCCCTCATTTGCTTGAACGATTAAAAGCGGATGGAGCTTGGGATGAATACGTGCGCATTTGGAAGCAGCCGGGCAGTTACCAGGCGGCATTGAACGATTACCGTGCAACTCATGAGATTGATTTGCCTCGATACCGAATGGAAAAAGAAGCGAATCGAAAAATGGACACGCCCTGCTTGTTGCTATGGGGGAAGGATGGTAATTTAGCGGAACAGCCTGTTCTTGATATATGGAATCAAGTAGCAACAACGGTCACGGGGAGAGAAATCGCGAATTGCGGTCATTATGTTCCGGAAGAACAACCTGCAGTTGTTGTAAGGGAGATTATGCCGTTCTTGGATACGGTTTTTAAAACGAGAGAGACATAG
- the nagA gene encoding N-acetylglucosamine-6-phosphate deacetylase, which produces MMSEDRLTIIGGTVVTEAGSIEKGYIQIEAGKIVSFGKWEEGVQKDGDETITLPPGCWILPGMIDVHIHGADGADTMDASEESLERIARALPREGSTAFLATTMTQAPAAIEQALQVAGAWMEAGVVSGGAECLGIHLEGPFISAKRAGAQPLEHIHPPDVELFRRWQALSGNHIRLVTLAPEEPGGMELIAHLRGTGVIASIGHSDASYVQVVEAIEAGASHITHLFNGMRGFHHRDPGVVGAAWLREELGVEIIPDGIHSSEDSLLLTYKQVGPERLVLITDAMRAKCLHDGTYDLGGQRVTVGGREARLSDGTLAGSILPMHEGALRMQRVAACSWDEIARMTALNAARELGISDRKGSIAVGKDADLAVWGANGEIVLTICRGKVAYRRPASA; this is translated from the coding sequence ATGATGAGTGAGGATCGACTAACAATCATCGGTGGAACCGTGGTGACGGAAGCGGGTTCCATCGAAAAAGGTTATATCCAGATTGAGGCGGGGAAAATCGTTTCCTTCGGTAAATGGGAGGAAGGGGTGCAAAAAGACGGAGATGAGACGATTACACTCCCACCGGGATGCTGGATCTTGCCCGGTATGATCGATGTACATATTCATGGGGCAGATGGAGCCGATACCATGGATGCTTCCGAGGAATCGCTGGAACGGATTGCCCGTGCTTTGCCGCGGGAAGGTTCGACAGCCTTTTTGGCTACGACGATGACACAGGCGCCAGCGGCAATCGAACAGGCATTGCAGGTAGCGGGGGCATGGATGGAGGCTGGTGTGGTTTCCGGTGGGGCGGAATGTCTGGGTATTCATTTGGAAGGACCCTTTATATCGGCAAAACGGGCAGGGGCTCAACCGTTGGAGCACATCCACCCTCCTGATGTGGAGTTGTTTCGGCGATGGCAAGCGCTGAGTGGTAATCATATCCGTCTGGTAACGCTGGCACCGGAGGAGCCGGGAGGGATGGAGCTGATTGCTCATTTGAGAGGTACCGGAGTGATTGCCTCCATCGGTCATTCGGATGCTTCTTATGTCCAGGTAGTAGAGGCGATTGAAGCAGGAGCTTCTCATATCACCCATCTGTTTAACGGCATGCGCGGTTTTCATCACCGTGATCCCGGTGTCGTGGGGGCGGCTTGGTTGCGGGAGGAGTTGGGTGTAGAAATCATCCCCGACGGCATCCATTCCAGCGAGGATTCGCTCCTCCTCACTTATAAGCAGGTTGGGCCGGAGCGCCTGGTGTTGATTACGGATGCGATGCGGGCCAAATGTCTGCATGACGGTACATATGACTTAGGAGGACAAAGGGTGACAGTGGGGGGAAGAGAAGCACGCCTGTCAGACGGAACACTGGCTGGAAGCATCTTACCCATGCACGAAGGAGCGCTGCGGATGCAGCGGGTGGCGGCTTGCAGCTGGGATGAGATCGCCCGGATGACGGCTTTGAATGCCGCGCGGGAACTGGGGATCAGCGACCGCAAGGGAAGTATCGCCGTAGGAAAGGATGCGGACCTGGCAGTATGGGGAGCGAATGGTGAGATTGTTCTTACGATATGCCGCGGGAAGGTGGCGTATCGAAGGCCAGCGAGTGCGTAG
- a CDS encoding CAP domain-containing protein, which translates to MKLYWKKAVTAIALIGLLTLGFSSQTEAATQKEQGGIESWLSQSLFDIQTQWIQIEDSQWASLLKELAQAETNQTAKPEESPAKEKPAKPKQQPSAEGNSQSKPASGSEKAATPSENESGSSVESKVSDIQPIEVEVVKLVNQEREQRGLKPLQADAKLSKVARDKSQDMIDNHYFSHDSPRYGSPFDMMKAYGISYRSAAENIAAGQTSAKQVVDGWMNSDGHRANILNPDLDTIGVGYAKGGSYGHYWTQMFIQR; encoded by the coding sequence ATGAAATTATATTGGAAAAAAGCTGTAACAGCTATTGCCTTAATCGGGCTTTTGACGCTCGGTTTTTCCAGTCAAACAGAAGCGGCAACACAGAAGGAGCAGGGCGGGATTGAGAGCTGGCTCTCCCAATCACTATTTGACATTCAAACCCAGTGGATTCAGATTGAGGATAGCCAATGGGCCTCTTTATTGAAGGAGTTGGCGCAAGCAGAGACAAACCAGACGGCGAAGCCAGAGGAATCTCCTGCAAAAGAAAAGCCAGCGAAACCGAAACAACAACCCTCCGCCGAAGGAAATTCTCAATCAAAACCTGCTTCCGGCAGTGAAAAAGCCGCTACTCCGTCGGAGAATGAGAGCGGATCCTCTGTTGAATCGAAGGTGTCCGACATTCAACCGATTGAGGTGGAAGTGGTGAAGCTGGTCAACCAAGAACGGGAGCAACGGGGGCTGAAACCGCTGCAAGCGGATGCGAAGCTTTCCAAAGTGGCTCGAGATAAATCGCAGGATATGATTGACAATCATTATTTTTCCCATGATTCTCCCCGTTATGGTTCACCCTTTGACATGATGAAAGCATATGGGATTTCTTATCGATCCGCCGCTGAAAACATCGCCGCCGGTCAAACATCGGCGAAACAAGTGGTTGATGGTTGGATGAACAGTGACGGTCACCGTGCAAATATCTTAAACCCCGATCTGGATACGATTGGAGTGGGATATGCCAAGGGTGGTAGCTATGGTCACTACTGGACGCAGATGTTTATACAACGGTAA
- a CDS encoding YezD family protein, with translation MDNPTHDPKVYRILEALKGLEYGSLLITIHDSKMVQLERTEKHRFVTERKQENDNRHR, from the coding sequence ATGGACAACCCCACTCATGATCCCAAGGTTTATCGCATATTGGAAGCGTTAAAAGGATTGGAGTACGGCTCTTTGCTGATTACAATTCATGATTCAAAAATGGTCCAGCTTGAACGGACGGAGAAGCATCGCTTTGTTACCGAAAGGAAGCAGGAAAACGATAACAGACATCGCTGA
- a CDS encoding HPr family phosphocarrier protein has product MKRMGRVQVTEGFALRQIIDFVQVARLYQSDVMLTDDNYSTNGKGVLGLIPFFHQREKRESFLLIIDGTDSDVAFKQLAAFFEPVEASDWNAISWKSVKREVL; this is encoded by the coding sequence ATGAAACGGATGGGCAGGGTGCAAGTGACTGAAGGTTTTGCTCTACGACAAATTATCGATTTTGTACAAGTGGCCCGCTTGTATCAGAGTGATGTGATGTTGACGGATGACAACTACTCCACCAACGGGAAAGGTGTGTTAGGGCTGATTCCATTTTTTCATCAAAGGGAGAAAAGGGAATCGTTCCTGCTGATCATTGACGGAACCGATAGCGATGTGGCGTTTAAGCAGTTGGCTGCTTTTTTTGAACCGGTGGAAGCGTCAGATTGGAACGCTATCTCATGGAAATCAGTAAAGAGGGAGGTACTCTAG
- a CDS encoding TauD/TfdA family dioxygenase, protein MADQILYRKAEEVSGLQNYIVSLTEEEKEAVARIIESLPALDVRRMENETLTQIQVAAQQLPSRLVEHLVRFRREPNRYGVIMFRNLPTDAELPATPADGGFPADKSTFVSEYCLLQFLLFLGEPIAYEDEKAGLLIQNVCPVKGQEKRQENTSSNHLNYHTEDGFHPYQPDYLSLIGLRADHDRVAQTLTASVREVLHTIPSTALTLLRQPLYRLSPSSSFNITGEDYSVVLPVLSGSLLEPQMCVHFSSMEAVNREAKWALDTLRNALLHVGIGFQLNPGDLLIMDNRLVAHARTTFTPRYDGKDRWLQRMFTVVDFHRSSFSRGQGGYVCSPLYVESIKNGNSTSLQASKPVVID, encoded by the coding sequence GTGGCTGATCAGATTTTGTATCGAAAAGCGGAAGAAGTGTCAGGGCTGCAAAATTACATTGTCTCGTTGACAGAAGAAGAAAAGGAAGCAGTGGCTCGCATCATTGAATCGCTCCCTGCACTCGATGTTCGGCGAATGGAGAATGAAACGTTAACCCAAATTCAAGTGGCGGCACAACAACTTCCATCACGTTTAGTCGAGCATCTGGTCCGTTTCCGCCGCGAACCGAACCGTTACGGAGTGATCATGTTCCGCAACCTGCCTACAGATGCCGAATTGCCCGCAACACCGGCCGATGGTGGCTTTCCTGCGGATAAATCCACTTTTGTCAGTGAATATTGTTTATTGCAGTTTTTGCTGTTCTTGGGCGAACCGATCGCTTATGAGGATGAAAAAGCGGGTTTGTTGATTCAAAATGTCTGTCCGGTAAAAGGACAGGAAAAAAGGCAAGAAAATACTAGCTCTAACCATCTCAATTATCATACAGAGGATGGTTTTCATCCCTATCAACCGGATTACCTGTCTCTAATCGGTTTGCGCGCTGACCATGATAGAGTTGCGCAGACTCTGACCGCATCCGTTCGGGAAGTGTTGCACACCATTCCCAGTACCGCTCTTACTCTATTGCGGCAGCCGCTTTATCGCTTATCCCCCTCTTCTTCCTTCAATATCACGGGGGAGGATTACAGCGTTGTTTTACCAGTCTTGAGCGGCAGTCTGCTTGAGCCGCAGATGTGTGTTCACTTTAGCTCCATGGAGGCAGTCAACCGAGAAGCGAAATGGGCGTTGGATACATTGCGAAATGCATTATTGCATGTGGGGATCGGTTTTCAACTCAATCCCGGCGATTTACTGATTATGGATAACCGCCTGGTCGCTCATGCGCGAACCACGTTTACACCTCGCTATGACGGCAAGGATCGTTGGTTACAGCGAATGTTTACCGTAGTCGATTTTCATCGTTCTAGTTTTAGTCGTGGACAGGGAGGATATGTGTGTTCCCCATTATATGTAGAATCCATTAAAAATGGGAATTCAACTTCACTCCAGGCTTCCAAACCGGTTGTAATCGATTAA
- a CDS encoding YheC/YheD family protein, producing the protein MTLSHVSSRVLDARFPGIRELGVDIAVDQKGKLWILEVNTSPACSTFRLLRDKTMYRRIIKNKRVIYRGYR; encoded by the coding sequence TTGACTCTCTCTCATGTTTCATCACGGGTGTTGGATGCTCGCTTTCCCGGGATACGGGAATTGGGGGTCGATATTGCAGTAGACCAGAAGGGGAAGTTATGGATTTTGGAAGTGAACACCAGTCCCGCTTGTAGTACATTCCGTCTGTTGCGCGATAAGACGATGTATCGTCGCATTATCAAAAATAAGCGTGTGATTTATCGGGGTTACCGTTGA
- a CDS encoding YheC/YheD family protein produces MSIISKMGNVKLLKKKPHTSASIPVTRFLSFSSLRAMLLRFPSVYLKPNDCCHGKGIIRVDRLPKGRFKMRIRDTKRTSHRANLSKVWSLFQRVRMNRYYVVQQGIESVTKKGVPFDIRAHVLRVDGEWKVAGLVGRVARSKSIVTNRHSGGKPRFIDHLLTKDLGYSPEEKEKVIQTMENLAKQSAETISRAYPRWYELGVDLGIDRQRHVWIYEVNITPGFTSFSQVDPEARQRILSWRKKAK; encoded by the coding sequence ATGAGTATCATCAGCAAAATGGGAAACGTAAAACTGCTCAAGAAAAAACCACATACATCCGCATCGATTCCCGTCACTCGCTTTTTATCCTTTTCATCCCTTCGCGCAATGCTTCTCCGTTTTCCCTCTGTCTATCTCAAACCGAACGATTGTTGCCACGGGAAGGGAATTATCCGGGTGGACCGCCTACCCAAAGGTCGATTCAAGATGCGGATCCGTGATACAAAAAGAACATCCCACCGTGCCAATCTGTCCAAGGTCTGGTCCCTGTTTCAACGTGTCCGTATGAACCGCTATTATGTCGTCCAACAAGGCATTGAAAGTGTGACAAAAAAAGGGGTTCCTTTTGATATTCGCGCCCATGTCTTGCGTGTGGACGGAGAGTGGAAAGTGGCGGGACTGGTCGGCAGAGTTGCACGTTCCAAAAGTATTGTCACCAATCGGCACAGCGGTGGAAAACCGCGTTTTATCGATCACTTACTCACCAAAGATCTCGGGTACTCACCGGAAGAAAAGGAAAAAGTGATTCAGACAATGGAGAATCTGGCGAAACAATCCGCCGAAACCATCAGCCGAGCCTATCCCCGTTGGTATGAATTAGGAGTCGATCTAGGAATCGATCGTCAGCGCCATGTTTGGATCTATGAAGTAAACATTACCCCCGGTTTTACTTCTTTCTCCCAAGTGGACCCAGAAGCGCGACAACGTATCTTGTCCTGGCGTAAAAAAGCCAAATGA
- the comJ gene encoding competence protein ComJ, producing MNRDWSIQEITISYSQLAVFNSEIKTPYPDWTEDHVRQGFAWMDGSVSFGALSDSTCEIWVRIAERVVENDDAIRSIIVPFTAWDETISVASVLSTELQYEVPQNRYELVFHAIPLEQDSGSGLYRVRYELVFVPSDSPQARILKQDAALSSPDSLVMVAEPAI from the coding sequence TTGAATCGAGATTGGAGTATACAGGAAATCACCATTTCATATTCACAATTGGCCGTGTTTAATTCGGAGATAAAGACGCCTTACCCCGATTGGACGGAGGATCATGTCAGGCAGGGATTTGCTTGGATGGACGGCTCTGTCTCCTTTGGAGCCTTGTCCGATTCCACTTGTGAAATATGGGTGCGCATAGCTGAGCGAGTGGTGGAAAATGATGATGCGATTCGTTCCATTATCGTACCTTTTACCGCTTGGGACGAAACAATCAGTGTGGCTAGTGTGTTGTCCACTGAGCTTCAGTATGAAGTACCCCAAAATCGTTACGAGTTGGTGTTTCATGCGATTCCGTTGGAGCAGGATTCCGGTAGCGGGTTGTATCGTGTACGCTATGAACTTGTCTTTGTTCCCAGTGATTCACCTCAAGCGCGAATTTTAAAACAGGATGCAGCGCTTTCCTCGCCTGATTCCCTTGTGATGGTGGCGGAACCGGCGATTTAA
- a CDS encoding helix-turn-helix domain-containing protein — protein MKKLEIHELGEVIRKVRKDRGLRLEDLADDNISPATISNIERGMPHVSKDKAYYLLKKLEIDADQLPNLMMDEQEQLKELSIQLRLAQSRLEFGEANEALHLLNRLELEDRHPFSAEIQYLRGCCYVKRGNMKRAERAFQKGLHLAQYASAESNIEARCHLELGLCAFGSNELEHALRHMDSGIRSYHPVAPPQPVWYQLHCNRAVCLEQLGRLTESMQVVSEHWNSLTDADEVQMILTFYRLRSELSRRLKMWDEALQFAYEGEAIARRNHNLSSMFTFWTVIGTVHMDRQEWDKAEESFKTALLCEQKPLPTEDKPSYAHTYALLSVLLMQQDQSKEAYTMIEKAIQYGEEDHDALHLIQALIIQGHFYQSHDKRDQAIQSYRQALSLSQKHGYKKQIYRTLHLLAQCWDGRDEREFQNCMREIYRIQKEIQPAEEWFSDPLTPEKTIGN, from the coding sequence ATGAAAAAATTGGAGATTCATGAGCTGGGTGAAGTGATCCGAAAGGTACGAAAAGATCGCGGGTTGCGATTGGAGGATTTGGCTGACGACAATATCTCTCCTGCAACGATCAGCAACATTGAACGGGGTATGCCCCATGTCAGCAAAGATAAAGCATATTATCTTTTAAAAAAACTAGAGATTGATGCTGACCAATTACCTAATCTGATGATGGACGAGCAAGAACAGTTAAAAGAGTTGTCTATCCAGTTACGTCTGGCACAATCACGATTGGAATTTGGAGAAGCGAATGAGGCACTCCATCTGTTAAATAGGCTGGAGTTGGAGGATCGGCATCCATTTTCAGCGGAAATTCAATATCTCAGGGGATGTTGTTATGTAAAGCGGGGTAATATGAAACGAGCGGAACGCGCCTTTCAAAAAGGTCTCCATTTGGCCCAATATGCCTCCGCGGAAAGCAATATTGAAGCCCGCTGTCACCTTGAGTTGGGTCTGTGCGCATTTGGGAGCAATGAGCTAGAACACGCCCTGCGCCACATGGATAGCGGTATTCGCTCCTACCACCCGGTCGCCCCCCCTCAACCGGTATGGTATCAGTTACATTGCAATCGAGCCGTTTGTCTGGAACAGCTGGGCCGATTGACGGAAAGTATGCAAGTCGTAAGTGAACACTGGAATTCCCTCACAGATGCTGATGAGGTCCAAATGATCCTTACCTTTTATCGGCTTCGCTCTGAGCTTTCCCGTCGGCTCAAGATGTGGGATGAAGCGTTGCAATTCGCCTATGAGGGAGAAGCGATTGCACGCCGAAACCATAATCTTTCCTCTATGTTTACCTTTTGGACCGTCATTGGCACAGTACACATGGACCGACAAGAGTGGGATAAAGCGGAGGAAAGTTTTAAAACCGCCCTTCTATGTGAACAAAAACCATTACCTACAGAGGATAAACCCAGCTATGCCCATACCTACGCTCTTCTCAGTGTGCTATTGATGCAACAGGACCAGTCAAAAGAAGCATACACCATGATCGAAAAAGCGATTCAATACGGGGAAGAGGATCACGACGCGCTTCACTTGATCCAGGCGTTGATCATTCAAGGTCATTTTTATCAATCCCACGATAAGCGTGACCAAGCCATTCAGAGCTATCGACAGGCGCTATCCCTGTCACAAAAGCATGGGTATAAAAAACAGATTTATCGTACCCTTCACCTGCTCGCGCAATGCTGGGACGGTAGGGACGAGCGGGAATTCCAAAACTGCATGCGTGAAATCTATCGCATTCAAAAAGAGATCCAGCCTGCGGAAGAATGGTTTAGCGATCCACTCACTCCTGAGAAGACGATAGGTAACTAA